The segment GAAGTCGAGCGCGACCCGCAGCCGATCGAGCTGGGCCAGGCCGAGGTGCTCGAATGGGAAACCGACGGCATGTTGCTGGCCCTCGGTGCCCAGGTTCCCGACTGCCTCCGCGCCGCCGAACGGCTCCGGAGCGAGCACGGCCTGCGGATCGGCGTCATCAACGCCCGCTTTGCCAAGCCGCTCGATACGGCGACCGTCTTCAAGGCCCTGGATGAATGCGGCTTTGTCCTCACCGTTGAGGAAGGCTGCCTGATGGGCGGTTTCGGTTCGGCCGTGCTGGAAGCCGCCAACGAGGCCGGGCGGAACACCTCGCACGTCCGCCGCCTCGGCTTGCCCGACCGCTTCGTCATGCACGCCGAGCGCGACGAGCAACTCGCCGAGGTCGGCCTCGACGTTGATGGCATCGTCCGCGCGTGCCTGGACCTTGCCCAGCATCTCGGCATCACTGGCGAGACCGACGAATCGACCGCCGCCCCCGGCCGCTCGGCCGGCTGATTGATCGATCCGGCTGGAGGGTGCTCCGCTCATCCTCCGTCGTCCCAAGGCATCTTCGCCCCGCCAGCCTCAGGCCGGTAGAATGGAGTGGAAGATCCGCGCCAACACAGACCGACCACCGGGGGAACCGCGATCATGGCCACCGCATCGAGTACGACTGCCAGCCATCGCCAGACCGGGGCGTCGGTCCGACCACTCCCCCCTCTGGAGAACGGTGACCGGCTCACCCGCGCCGAGTTCGAACGTCGCTACGAGGCGATGCCCGAGCTGAAGAAGGCGGAACTGATTGAGGGAGTCGTTTACATGGGGTCTCCTGTCCGCGCGCGGAAACACGGCGGCCCGCATGCCGCGATCATTACGTGGCTCGGCTCGTTCTGGGCCGCAACGCCCGGCGTCATGGTGTTCGACAACGCCACCGTCCGGCTCGACCTCGATAACGAGCCTCAACCGGACGTGGCCCTGTTGATCGACCCCGCCCGAGGGGGCCAGGCCCGGATCTCGGACGACGATTACATCGAAGGCGCACCCGAACTGGTCATCGAGATCGCCTCCAGCAGCGTGAGCCTCGATCTGAATGCCAAGCTGAACGTTTATCGTCGCAGCAACGTCCGGGAATACCTCACCTGGCGGGTGCTTGACGGTGCGATTGACTGGCGAGTCCTTCAGGACGACCGCTACGAGCTGATCTCGGCCGACGAGCAGGGCCGACTCCGAAGCGCGGTTTTCCCCGGCCTCTGGCTGGATCCCTCGGCGTTGCTGCGGGGAGACCTGAACGCCGTGCTTGCGGCGCTCGGAGCCGGCCTGGCCAGCCCCGAGCACGCGGCGTTTGTCGATCGCCTCCGCGGCTGACCGGAGTTCTTCTCAGCCCACCGTCTCGCCCGGTTCGGGTGCAAAGACCTCGGTCGAAAGGCCGAGGTGGTCGATTTGGGCTCGCAACTGGTCGGGGGTGCCGATCAGGGGGGGGAAGGTGCCGTAGTGGCACGGGATGACCGCCTTGACGCCGAGCAACCGGCAGGCGAACGCGGCGGCGCGGGGGTCCATGGTGAAGTGGTCGCCGATGGGAAGGATGGCGAGGTCGGGAGCATAAAGTTCCCGGATCAAGGACATATCGCCGAACAAACAGGTGTCTCCGGCGATGTAGATCTTGAACCCGTTGGAGAAGGTGGCCACATAGCCGGCCGCCTCGCCGAGGTAAACGATCGTGCCGTCCTGCTCGGTCCAGGAGGAGGAGTGGCGCGCGTCGGTCATCGTCAGGGCGATGTTCGGCGAGCCGAGGCAGATTGAGCCCCCTTTGTTCATGCCGAGTAGCTTGGCGCTGTCGATCCCTTTCGAGCCGAGCCAGCCGGTCAGGTCGTACATGCCGACGATCTTGCCCGAGCATCGCTTGGCCGCCGAGAAGACGTCGGCCAGGTGGTCGGCGTGGCCGTGGGTGATGGCGATCGCGTCGCAGCTCACGTCGTGGAACGGCTTCGGGCATTTCGGGTTGTTGGCCAGGAAGGGATCAACCAGCAGGGTCTGACCCTCGGGCGAGGTGAGCAGAAAGGTCGAGTGGCCGAGCCAGGTGATGCGGACGCCTTGGAAATCCATTGCTCGATGGTGCTCCTGGGAGTTGCCTGAGCGCGATTGAAGACACGGCCCGCCTCGCCCCCTGAGGCGCTCGGTGGTTCCGGCCCGTCCCGACCTGGTGGCTCCCTTGGGGTTGATCGGGGCAGGGCGGGGAACATGGCCTGGCGGGCTTGTGATCCCAACGGATCGGGAGGTTGAGGGGTGGTTGGTCCTGACGACTGCATTCTGACCGCAAGGGGCGATCGGGGCAACCGGATGCATCCGGCAACCGCGATGATCGGGAGCTGTCTGGAAACGAACAAAATTCCAGCCCATTTCGAGAAAGCCAACAGATTGGGACACCGTTTGCGTACCGGGAAGGGAGGAGAGTGGAGTCGGACTCCGGCCGTGACTCTCACGACCGCTCGTGAACCGTTCGTCACGCCCGGTCGGTTCCGGGACCCACGGCGGTCACGTTCTTCTTTGAGCCTTCGCACCAAGGAGCTGCAACGCGATGTCTACCTTCAAGACCCGACTCGCCTGGATGTCCAGCTTCGCGCTGGGTGGCGCCTTGCTCGTGACGGGTTGCGATGCTGGCCCCGGCGATGATCCCGCGATGGGCACCACGGAGCCCGCCTCGCCCGCCATGCCCGGCGACGACACCGGCGGAATGGACCGCTCCGGCCTGATGCGCGGAATGCCCGGCGACGCCGTCGCAACCCCGGGCGGTTCTTCCACCGCCCCGGCCGACGAACCGGCCCCGGCCGACGAACCGACCACGATTGAGCCGCCCGCCGATGAGCCGGCCCCGCCCGCCGAGGAACCGGCCCCGGCCGAGGAGCCGACGGACGAACCAGCCCCGGTCGAGCCTGAGCCGGCGGATCCGGGGGTCGAAGAGCCGAACTCCTAAGAGTGAGTGGATCGGTTCCGGTGCCCGGTCGGAGGGAACCGCGGGGCGGTCCCCGGTCACGGTGGATCAAGGACGCAGGGCACCGGATCTTCTCAAGAAACTCCGAGCGCTTCCCTGGAACCCTGACGGTGTTTTCAGGCACGCACGTGGGGATTGAAGGCGATTGCGGCGATGATTCACTCGGAATCGATTCAGGTTTCCACCAGAGGTCGGGGCACGGTCGAGTTGACCGACCAAATCCAGGGGATCGTTGCCCAGTCTGGGGTCGATCAGGGGCTTTGCACGGTCTTCGTGCATCATACGAGCGCTTCGCTGATCATCTGCGAGAATGCTGACCCAAGCGTCCGCTCTGACCTGGAACGCTACACGGCCCGATTGGTGCCCGATGGCGATCCGATCTTCCGCCACACACTCGAAGGTCCGGACGACATGCCGGCGCACGTCCGGTCGATTCTGACGCAGACGTCGCTCTCGATCCCCGTTGCCCGAGGCCGCTGCGACCTTGGCACCTGGCAGGGGATCTTCCTCTGGGAGCATCGGACCCATCCGCATCGCCGTCGCGTGACGGTCAGCGTGATGGGCGAACGAGACTGAGCCCTTGGTGCGCGTGGTCCGGCCGGCGCCTCACGTGCCGCACCGACGCCGTCGCATCTTCGATCAGGCCTGGACCTGCGTCGGATATCCTGGATCAACGAGCAGCACAGACAGTTGGGGTGATGCGCCAACGAGCACGGCCCGCGATCCCTCCTCTCGGAACAGGATCGCGGGCCGTTGGAAGGGGCAGCGCGGGGTTCGAACGCGAGTTCCGCGATGCTCGTCGCCTGGCTCACTCGTCCATCCATCTGCTCGCTCCCCGAGCGCGGGGATGAGGGATGGGAGGGAGGAGCCGTGCCCGGCTCGTGAGAATTCCGGTCGGCGTGAGATGACTCAGGTCACGCGGCCTTCTTCGCCCCACAGCACGCCCCGCAGGCCTTGGCCTCGTCGGCCTTGGCCTCGGCGCAGCACGCCTTGGCCTCGGCACAGCAGGTCTTCGCTTCGGCACAGCAGGTCTTCGCTTCGGCACAGCAGGTCTTCGCTTCGGCGCAGCACGCCTTCGACTCGGCGCAGCACGCCTTGGCCTCGGCGCAGCATGCCTTGGCCTCGGCACAGCATGCCTTGGCTTCAGCACAGCATGCCTTGGCTTCAGCAGCCTTCTTTGCGGTATCGCAGCAGGCCGCGCAGGCGTCGGCACAGCAGGCCTTGCAGGCTTCTTGATCCTTGCAGCAAGAGGCATCGCAGGCCTTGGCCTCGTCGGCCTTGGCTTCGGCGCAGCATGCCTTGGCTTCGGCACAGCAGGTCTTCGCTTCGGCGCAGCACGCCTTCGACTCGGCGCAGCACGCCTTGGCCTCGGCGCAGCATGCCTTGGCCTCGGCACAGCACGCCTTGGCCTCGGCGCAGCAGGCCTTGTCGTCAGTGACGGTGGTGGAGGTCAGCGTGACTTTGATCTCGGTGGCGCAACAGGCCTTCTTTGCCCCTTGGCTCAGAGCGCAGGCCGGGGAGGGGGTGTCGGCAGAGACGGGGTTTCCCGCCAGGGTGATCGCAACCAGGCAGGCACCCAGGGCGAACAGGGTCGATCGGCGCGTCATGAAAATCAACTCCTCAAAAACGTTAATGGAATTCGGTTGTGAGCATGGGCTGTGCGTGCTGGACGCTCTCCGACCGCAGACGGGACGCGGGCCGAGCCCTGCCGGGATCAACACACGGATGATCGCACGGCGAACGCGGCGGTTCGTGTCGCGGCGACAACGAGTGGTGCAAGGCGCGCCCGGTCGGGTAGCGCGCAATCACCCGCGATCCGTCAGCGTTGGTTAACGGGGCCGTGGCAGTCGGTCACAACCGCAGGCCATGTCTCACTCCGACCCTCGATCCCTGTCGGAACGACAGAGCCGATCCTGGGGCGGATCGAGAACGCCTGGCAACGGCAACCGCGGCACTGGCCTCAAGAGGCGGAGGGACGCTCCGCTAATTCCGCAACCGAGAGGTCGTGAGAATGAGGGGAACGGAGAAGGGGGCCGGCCTCGGAAGACCGGTTGCAATCAGGAGGGATGCCGAGGGTGAGGAAGGTAGCGTGACCGTCGGCTCAAACGAAAGGCGAGTCCGCGACTGGTCTCGCGAGACGCTGGAACGAACCGACCGCTCACTCACCATCTGCGAGGCGTTCGTCACGCAACAGCAGGAGGAGGTCCGCGTCCGGCAGTGACCGTCCGCCCCCGAGGAGTGAGGTGTGGGAGCCGCCGATCGGGTGGGAAGGGCGTTCAGAGGAGTCGTTTCGGAGAGGCAACACCGGGGCGTGGGTGGCTCCGGGGCATGGAAGGGCTCGCAATGATGCGTCGGGTGCGGCCCGGTGGGCAACGGGCAGGCGTCGACGGCAGGAAAGCCGCCAGCCATCAACCCGAGCAAAATGCCCAGGCCGATCCAGCCGCGTTCGCGTCTCCGGCAGCTTCGAAACATGCGAGTTACCTCGGCCAGGGCAGTGTGCCCCATCGCGTGCCCCTGGCAATACAGGATCCTATCTGTCAAGGTTGTCGGAGTCAACCGAGATCGAACTTGAGTCCCAACCAATCAATGGCCCAGTGAGAGGGGATGCCCGTGTGAGCATTAGGGGCACGATGGTGTGTTTGAGAATTCCTGGGTGGGAGGGGAAGACGGCTCGGTGCCGGTCAGTCAGTCAGTCGGTCGGTCGGGGTTTGCACACTGAGGAGGAGGGTGAAATCAAGAGACGCCGATCCGAAATCTGCCCCGGCCCCGGCGACCGAGACGCCTCGGTGGCAGGCTTCCAGGCGATTTCGTCGAGCGAGAGGCTGCCGCCTGGATCGGGATTTGCTCAGTAGTCTGGAATCACACGTTTCTCGTTGTGGCAGCCATCCTTCGCGGCTCTTGAGCCGGTAGACCTCGACGGCGTAGGCTGAAGGGGTGGTTTTCTCGCAAAAGCTGGTTTGCGAGTCGGCCGCACGGTTCTTTGAGGTCGGGAGGGAGCAGATGAAGGCAATTGTCCTCCGAGAATTTGGATCGATCGATCACTTCCACCTCGAAGATGTGCCCGACCCATCCCCCGGTCCCGGCCAGGTCGTGATCCGGCTCCGGGCCGCGGCGCTGAACCACCGCGATCTCTGGATCTCGCGGAAGATGTACCCGAACGTGAGCCTTCCCGCGATCCTTGGCTCCGACGGTGCGGGGCAGGTCGCGGCGCTGGGAGAAGGGGTCGAGGGGCTCCGGATCGGGCAGGATGTGATCATCAATCCGAGCCTTGATTGGGGCTCGGATCCGCGGGCTCAGGGCGAGCGCTTCCGCATTCTCGGCATGCCCGATCACGGCACCTTTGCCGAGCTGATCGTGGTTCCTGTCGAGAATGTCTTCGCCAAGCCGGCCGGCTTGCACTTCGAGCAGGCCGCCGCGCTGCCCCTGGCCGGTCTGACCGCATACCGGGCGGTGGTGACCAAAGCGCAGGTTCAGCCCGGAGAGGTGGTGCTGGTGACGGGCATCGGAGCCGGTACGGCAATCCATGCCCTGCTGATTGCCCGAGCCCTCGGGGCCCGCGTCTTCGTCACGTCGGGCAGTGACGCGAAACTTGACCGGGCGAAGGAACTCGGGGCCGAGGGAGGCGTCAACTATCGAGACCCGAGCTGGCCCGACAACCTTCGCAAGCTCGGCGGCACGCCCAACGTGGTCATCGACAGCGCGGGGGGAGAAATCTATGCTCATGCCATTGAGCTTCTTCGTCCCGGCGGCCGGCTTGTCAATTTCGGGGCCACGACCGGTCCGGTGCCGTCGCTCAATGTCTTCCAGGTCTTCTGGAAGCAGCTCCAGTTGCTCGGAACCACCATGGGCAGCCCGGCCGAGTTCGCCGCGTTGCTGGAACTCGTGGAAGATCGCGGGATTCAACCTGTCGTTGACCAGACCTACTTCCTCGACGATCTGCCCGACGCGCTCCGCCGCATGGAGCACTCGGAACAGTTCGGGAAGATCGTCATTAAAATTGATTGATGCCGTGATCGGTCGCCGTTGACACCACGCGACCCAGGCCCGTTCCTCGAATCTGAGCGAGGTGAGGAAGGACGGGCCTGGGGCTGGCGAGTCTTCAATCCCCGTCGTCTGAGGTCGTCAGGCCGAAGCGCCGGTCACCGCCTTCATTTTGCGAAGCCCTTCGCGGGCGACGTCGAGCGGATCGCGGGTCCAGTACTCGCGGTTGAACAGTTCGAGCGAGAAGGTGCCGTCGAATCCGATCGCATCGAGGATTTCCCTCAGACGATCGAACGGCGCGATGCCGTCTCCCGGGAAGACGCGGTCGGCATCGCTGATCGATTCCCGAGGAGGCTCGGCCGGGTAATCGTTCAGGTGGAACACGTGGATCGAGGCTCCATTGAGGTGCAAGAGCCCTTCGAGAGATGATCCACCTTTGTACAAATGATACACGTCGGGCAAGATGCAGGCGTCGGGCCGACCGCTCTCGACGGCGACGAACGCCACTTCGCCGAGCCGCTGAAAGGTGCGCGAGAAGCCCCAGACTTCCAGTTGCGGAACGACGCCGAACTCGGCCCCCAGTTCGAGCAGGGTGGCGTAGCGTTCGGCCAGGGTGAGCAAATCACCGTAACGCTGATCGGTCAGGCCGACAGGGGGGGCGGCCAGTCGGGTGCCGCCAATGGTGGAGAGCGTGTCCATGTCGCGTCGCGCTTCATCGAGGCCCGCGGCCCGTTCGGCCGGGTCGTCGACCGCCCAGCGGGCAAAGCCGATGGCGCTGGGCACGGCCAGCCCGACGTCGGCGATCTGCCGCCCGAGATCACGAAGCGATCCGCCCTCATCCTTGAATCGGTTGATGTCGCGGAGCCAGGGCTCGATGGCGTCGTAGCCGGCCTCGGCGGCGATGCGCACCTGATCGACGATGCCAACCTCGGAGTTGGTCCCCCGGATCGTGCTGGTATTCAGGCAGTAGCGAGGACGTTTCGAGGCCGGCGGGTTCTCTGCCCGGAGGCTTCGAGCCACCCCCGGAACCATCGCCGCGCCGGCGATCGCTCCGAGGGTTCCCTGAATCCAATGGCGCCGCGAAAGGGGTTTCGCCCCCGAGTGTGCCGTTGCGTCGTTGCTGGTCATGAGTTCCGGACCTTCTCCGTTGCGGTGCGAGTGCCAGCTCCGGGATTTTGAAACGCATTTTACCCATCCCCTCGCCGAGCCTCCAGCCCCGGGATCACTCCGGTGCATCGGCCAATGAGCGATGCAGCACATACGCTTGTCGGCGTTCGTCGCCCGCTCCGATCCTGACGGTTCCGACCGCCTGGTAGCCTGCGTGGAAGGCCCCTTCGAATGCCTCTCGAACTGCCAGTCGCCAGCGGTTCGCCCGCTCGGGAGCAGTGGCACGGAGCGCTCCCAGGTCGCTGGGAATTTCGAGCAAGACGAGAGGGGCCGTACCCTCGATCGGCCGCGCGGTGGGGCCGTCGGGATCAATCAGCAAGGGAAGCGCCCCGAAAGGGTGTTCCGGGAGCGACGGCCGGGGCGTCTGGTTCGGTTCCCAGACGGCGATCAGCCGATCGGTCGGAATTCCCGCGTTCAGGTCGTCGGTTCGAGGACCGTACATATCGACAAGGTAATGAGATGCCGTGGCCTGCAACGTTTCCAGATTGAACCGCGCATTGCCTGCCTGAAGCGGGTCGAAGGCCCAGGCCACGCAGGCCAGCCCTTCCGCCTCGGCGATCATGAACTGCGCCTGCTTCATCCGGCGGCCGAGCCCCCGCCCCTGGTACTCGGGAACGACGCCGGTCAACTGCGAATAGAGCCCGAGCTTCCCGTCGATCTTTCCCAGGAATGCAAACGACAATCCCGCGGCCGTGCCATCTTCCAGGAAGGCCCCCAGCACCAGTCCGCCGTGCAGGTTCGCCCCGACCAGGGTCGCCACCGGCACCACATACGACTCGTCGACCAGTCCCCACGAACGGCGTTGTGCATCCTGACAGGCGATGTAGTCGGCAGGGCTTTCGGCGCGCCGGATCACGATCGGTTCAATGGTGGGGTCACTCATCCGTCTCGTGCTCCTGAGCGCTCCGGTGAGGTGTGGCAAGGAAACCGCAAGGGGAGACTATAGGGACTGAATCAAGGTTGCGATCAAGGCGGCGCGGACGGGAAGGGAATCAACCTCGATGTGCTCGTGAACGGCGTGGGCACCCGCCCCGAGAGGACCAAGTCCGTCGAGCGTGGGCAGGCCGATGGCCGAGGTAAAGTTGGCGTCGGACCCGCCGCCGGTGGAGCCTTCGGTCAGTGACAGGCCAATCGTTTGTGCGGCCGATCGTGCGCGTTCAAAGAGTGAGGCGGTGGCGTCGGTGCGTTCCATGGGAGGGCGATTGAGACCTCCGGTCAGGGTCAGGGAAGTGCCGTCGAGGGTGGGAGTGAGGCGGTGCAAGGCCCGATCAACCCGCTCGGCCTCGGCCAGGGTCGAGACGCGCACGTCAATCTCGGCCGAGGCGAAGGCGGGAACCACGTTTACGGCCCCTCCGCCCTCGGCGCGGCCAACGGTGAGGGTGGTCCCGATCGAGGGATCGGCAATCGCGTGAATCGCGATGATTTGATGAGCGAGTTCGAGCAGGGCGCTTCGCCCTTTTTCCGGCTCGATGCCAGAATGGGCGGGAATTCCGGTCACCTTCAGGCTGTAGCGGCCCACGCCTTTGCGAGCGGTTTTCAGGCCGCCACCCGGCAAAGGGGGTTCGGGAACCAGGGCATAGGCGGCCTGGCGAGCAGTGTCTTCAATGAGTGTCCGAGAGGTCGGGCTGCCGACTTCCTCGTCGGACGTCAGCAGAAACTCGACGGGACGCGGTGGTGTCAGATTCAGGTCGCGGAGTGTCCTCAATGCGGTCAGCAGGAGAGTCAGTCCGCCCTTCATGTCGAACGTGCCGGGACCGTGGACGCGACCGTCCTCGATCCGAAACGGCATGGTGGCCAGAGTGCCAAGAGGCCACACCGTATCGAAGTGAGCCATCACGAGGGCAGGGCGGGGGGCGTCGGGGCCGGTGTGGCCGAAGGTGAAGCGGGCGTGCAGGTGATCGCCCCCGTCCGGATTGGCGATGCGATCCACCGACGATGCTCCCGCACTGTGCAGGAAGCCGGTCAGGCGATCGGCCAGCGCATCGAGTGCGGTCTTGTCCTTGCTCGGCGATTCATGCTCGACGAGTGTTCGCAGGAGGGCGACGATCTCATCGCGCTGGGAGGTCAGGTAAGGCACGAGGTCGGTGGGTGGCATGGTGTACGGTCCCGAGATGGGGTGCCTGCAATCGTCCTGCGAGTGTGGTGCGGGCCGAAACCGGGCGGGGCTTACAACGCGACCTCGTCGGCATCGAGCGTCACCTCGCGCCGCGTGTTGCCGATGATGAATTCCTCGACGGGTTCGTGACCGAGTCCGGGGCCGTTGGGTACGGGCACCTCGCCGTCGAAGGCAAGGACGGGGGGATCAACAATGTCCTGAAGGTAGTACTTGTCGGAGCCGGACACATCTCCCGGAAAGACAAACCCGGGCAAACTCGACAGCGCGACATTGGCGGCGCGGCCGATGCCGAACTCGTGCATCCCCCCGCACCAGACGGGAACCCCTCGGGTGAAGCAATAATCGTGAATGCGACGGGCCTCCATCAGGCCGCCGACCCGGCTCACCTTGATGTTGATGACCCGGCAGGCGTCGAGTTCCAGCGCCTTGCGAGCATCATCAACCGAGTGAATCGACTCGTCGAGGCAAACGGGCGTGCGCAGAGCGGCCTGAAGTCGCGCGTGGTCGATGATGTCGTCGTGAGCCAGGGGTTGCTCGATGAGCAGGAGATCGAATTCATCGAGCCGTCGCAGCATGTCGATGTCGTTGAGCGTGTACGCGGAGTTGGCATCGACCTGAAGTAAGATTCCCGGATAGACGCGGCGCACTTCTCGGACAACATTGACATCGCGCCCAGGACCGATTTTCAGCTTGATCCGTTTGTAACCGGCCGAGAGGTGCCGTTCGATCGTATCGAGCAGGGCCGTCAGGTCATCCTCGATCCCCAGGCTGACCCCCGACGAAATCTTCGGACGCACACCGCCGATGAACCGAGCCAGGGAGATCCCCTGCGATCGGGCGAGCAGATCGCAACAGGCCATTTCCAAACCGGCCTTGGCGAAGTTGTTCCCCTTCACCAGGCGGTACAGTGCGGTGAGATCGTCGATCGTCTCCCAGTCCTTGCCCAGCACGAGCGGCCCGAGAAAGTCGCGCAGCAGGTGCCAGCACGTCTCGGTGGTTTCGGGGCAGTAGTACGGATCGGACGGGCTGGCACACTCTCCCCAGCCGACGAGTCCATCCTCCGACTCCACGCGCACCAGAAGATGCGCAAGGTGATCCTTCACATGCGAACTGGTCCGGAACGGCCGGACCAGCGGAAGGCGGACAAGCTTCAGGTCGATGCGGCGGAGCTGCATGGTCGGTGCTGGCTCGGGAGAACTGCATGCGGCCATTCCGGCGGATCGAAGGCCAGCAGCAGGGTCCTGGAAGGGGTGGGGTTCACACGATCAACGCGCGTTAATCGTCCTCAAGATCGGTGTCGGTTTCGGTGGAGAGGGAGGAGGGGTCGTCGAAGGGAGCGGTCAGGGCTTCCCCGTCGTCGGAGGTTCCCGTCAGCAGGGCGACCCGACGCTCGGCCGCCTGGAGCGTGGTGCGGCACTGTGCAAGCAGGCGGACCCCGCGTTCATAACGTGCCAACGAGGCGTCGAGATCAAGCGTTCCTCGTTCGAGATCGGAGACAATCCCCTCGATCTGCCCAAGGGCGGCCTCGAACGAGGGGGTATCCTTCTCGGGAGTGTCTGGGGAGGGCTGCGGGGCGTCGGGCATCAGATCAACTCCGTTCGGGATCGGTGCGGAAGGGGCCGGAGCCTCCGGGGGCGAGGCGCTTGCGGGGGCGATCGGTCGGCACGGGGGCCACGGCTCCGGGGGCGGGGCGTCGGTCGCGCCGGGCCGGCCGTTTGGAGTCGGTGGGAGCGACCTCCTGATCGTCCGGAGGGCCTTCCCCGTGGCTCGGACCAACCTCAACCCGGCTGAGAATCGACCCCGAAGCCAGTCGCGTCCGAATCAAGGTGCCTGGCTTCGCGTCGTCGGAAGATCGTACCACGCGAGCGTCCTCGACCCGCTGCGTCAGGCTGTAACCGCGTGACAGGACCGCAAGCGGGCTCAGGGCGTCGAGCTGCCCGGCCAGGGCCGCCAGGCGATCGCGTCGGCGGTCGAGCAATCGCGACATGGCCCGATCGGCCCGATCGGCCAGCGATTCAAGCCGCGAGCGCGCGTCGCTCGCCCGGAGCGACAGGGCGCGGGCCATCCGGCCGGAGAGGGTGTCGAGCCGGTTCAGCACATCCCGAAGGTCGGGTACGGCCAGCTCGGCCGCGCCGCTGGGGGTCGGGCCGCGAAGGTCGGCCACGAGGTCCGTAATCGTCAGGTCCGTCTCGTGTCCGACTCCGGAAACAACCGGAACACGAGACGCAACGATTGCACGCGCCACCACTTCTTCATTGAAAGCCCAGAGGTCCTCCAGGCTGCCACCTCCGCGACCGACGAGGATCAGATCGACCTGGTCGAGCCGGTTGGCCAGTGCGATGGCGGCAGCAACTTCCTCGGCCGCCCCCTGGCCCTGCACCTTGGCCGGGGCGATGAGGATCTCGGCCGACGGCCAGCGCCTCCCGGTGACGGTCAGGATGTCTCGCACCGCCGCGCCGGTCGGGCTGGAGACGACAACGATCCGTTTCGGGAACCTCGGCAAGGGACGCTTGCGAGCCGGGTCGAACAGCCCTTCCAGGCGAAGGCGATCGCAGAGCTGCCGGAAGGCCAGTTCGAGCGGCCCGATTCCCTCCGGCTCGATGGTCCGCACCTGAATCTGATAGGAACCGTGGGGCGGATACAGATCAACGCTGCCCCAGGCTCGTACCGCCAGCCCGTTTTCCAGGTCGAACGGAACCCGAGCGGCCTGACTGCGCCAGAGAACGGCTCGAATTCGGGCTCCCTCGTCCTTGATGTCGAAGTAGACATGGCCCGACTTCGGGCGAGAGAGGTTCGAGATTTCGCCGCAGACCGCCACTTCGGCAAACGCCGATTCGAGCACCTCACGAATCAAGGCGGTCAACTCGGTGACACTCAGCACCGGTGGCCCGCTGGGCAGACCGACCACCCCGGCCGACACCTTTGCATCGAGGTCGTGAGGATCGGGCACGGAATCGAACAGCGACGGACCGGGCATGGCAACGACGATCCCAGACGGGCGGGGCGTTCGAGCCGGCCAGGGCCGGCCCGCTCACTCGACGATCAACGGTGCAATCAGTGTAGCGATTCACCGCGATCCGTCCCAGATCGGTTGATTGGTCCTCCAAGATGGCCTTTGCAGACGAATACGCGTGACGCACGCTGAACGACGATCGGAACCAAGAGGGGCAACGAGCCCATGACCAGCGCGTGGGAACCCTCCCGTGAGACACGGCCCGGACTGCCTCGGAGACCAGGGGGTGCCGGCCACCCCCCGGTTCCGCTCCCGGTTTGCCCGATCGTCAGGCCGCGTACTCGGAGTGTGCCGAGAGCGCCTCGCCGGTTTCCAGTTCCGATTTCGTCGCGGCAATCGAGTAGATGTACAGGCCAAACGCTGCCTTGGCCAGCACGTCGGCAATCGAGTAGCCCACCTGCAAGGCCACCTCTGCGTTCGCTCCCGAGAGGCCGATCATCGGGGCAAGGTAGGCGATCGGGTAGAACGACCAGGTGATCACAATCAAATACCGAGCAAAGCTGATTCGACCCCGAACATCCTCGGGTTGGCGTGCCAGCGAGGTCGACAGCTCGGTAAGCAACACAAACAAGATATACAAGAATGGGAGCATGCTCAGGCCCC is part of the Tautonia marina genome and harbors:
- the menC gene encoding o-succinylbenzoate synthase, with protein sequence MAACSSPEPAPTMQLRRIDLKLVRLPLVRPFRTSSHVKDHLAHLLVRVESEDGLVGWGECASPSDPYYCPETTETCWHLLRDFLGPLVLGKDWETIDDLTALYRLVKGNNFAKAGLEMACCDLLARSQGISLARFIGGVRPKISSGVSLGIEDDLTALLDTIERHLSAGYKRIKLKIGPGRDVNVVREVRRVYPGILLQVDANSAYTLNDIDMLRRLDEFDLLLIEQPLAHDDIIDHARLQAALRTPVCLDESIHSVDDARKALELDACRVINIKVSRVGGLMEARRIHDYCFTRGVPVWCGGMHEFGIGRAANVALSSLPGFVFPGDVSGSDKYYLQDIVDPPVLAFDGEVPVPNGPGLGHEPVEEFIIGNTRREVTLDADEVAL
- the xseB gene encoding exodeoxyribonuclease VII small subunit; the encoded protein is MPDAPQPSPDTPEKDTPSFEAALGQIEGIVSDLERGTLDLDASLARYERGVRLLAQCRTTLQAAERRVALLTGTSDDGEALTAPFDDPSSLSTETDTDLEDD
- the xseA gene encoding exodeoxyribonuclease VII large subunit, which translates into the protein MPGPSLFDSVPDPHDLDAKVSAGVVGLPSGPPVLSVTELTALIREVLESAFAEVAVCGEISNLSRPKSGHVYFDIKDEGARIRAVLWRSQAARVPFDLENGLAVRAWGSVDLYPPHGSYQIQVRTIEPEGIGPLELAFRQLCDRLRLEGLFDPARKRPLPRFPKRIVVVSSPTGAAVRDILTVTGRRWPSAEILIAPAKVQGQGAAEEVAAAIALANRLDQVDLILVGRGGGSLEDLWAFNEEVVARAIVASRVPVVSGVGHETDLTITDLVADLRGPTPSGAAELAVPDLRDVLNRLDTLSGRMARALSLRASDARSRLESLADRADRAMSRLLDRRRDRLAALAGQLDALSPLAVLSRGYSLTQRVEDARVVRSSDDAKPGTLIRTRLASGSILSRVEVGPSHGEGPPDDQEVAPTDSKRPARRDRRPAPGAVAPVPTDRPRKRLAPGGSGPFRTDPERS